A single Bacillus sp. OxB-1 DNA region contains:
- the eat gene encoding ethanolamine permease translates to MSGKQNLELKKTLTPFNLWVIGVGIVISGNYFGWNFGLSTSGYVGMLIAVGVMAVMYTFMAFGISELSTALPFAGGPYSFARRAMGPFVGFITGVGVVLQYVIAAPVVAIGIGAYINFLFPTVNPIVSAAVMYVFFMVIHIIGVKEYARLEAILVFIALALLVLMYFVGLPQIRVENLFGGEGEAMIPGGIKGIWAALPFAMWLFLAIEMLPMLSEETRDAKKDMPKGILSGMFTLVILSVLTTTVAIGLSGFNQLSTAEDPLPAAIAAAYGNTYWLAQLLASIGLVGLIASFSGVILAYSRQVFSLSRAGYLPAVFSKLHPTRRTPYMAIIIPGFIGLILVATFNPDDLILIATFGALISYISMNLSLIILRKKEPNLARPYRAPLFPFMPIVSMVLACIALFASFFANLPFFFISITVFAVAIIYYFVWARHNINTDAPEEQFSNVGDLEIPVVTGPELEEEIVR, encoded by the coding sequence ATGAGTGGAAAACAGAACTTGGAACTGAAAAAGACGCTTACGCCTTTTAACTTATGGGTCATCGGTGTAGGTATCGTAATATCCGGAAACTATTTTGGCTGGAATTTCGGTTTGAGCACTTCAGGCTATGTCGGCATGCTGATTGCAGTCGGGGTCATGGCAGTTATGTATACATTCATGGCTTTCGGGATTTCTGAGCTGTCGACGGCCTTGCCGTTTGCGGGCGGTCCCTACTCATTCGCCAGGCGGGCGATGGGACCATTTGTCGGATTTATCACCGGGGTGGGCGTCGTCTTGCAATATGTCATTGCCGCGCCTGTGGTCGCTATCGGAATCGGGGCATATATCAACTTCCTGTTTCCTACGGTGAATCCGATCGTCTCCGCAGCTGTCATGTATGTTTTCTTCATGGTCATCCACATCATCGGGGTGAAAGAATACGCCAGATTGGAAGCGATTCTTGTATTCATCGCCCTTGCATTATTAGTGCTTATGTATTTTGTCGGTTTGCCTCAAATCCGGGTGGAGAACCTGTTCGGCGGCGAAGGGGAAGCAATGATCCCGGGGGGCATCAAAGGGATTTGGGCGGCGTTGCCGTTTGCAATGTGGCTCTTCTTGGCCATTGAAATGCTGCCGATGCTTTCGGAAGAAACCCGGGATGCGAAAAAAGACATGCCAAAAGGGATTTTATCCGGGATGTTCACGCTCGTCATTTTGTCTGTCTTGACAACGACAGTGGCGATCGGCCTGAGCGGTTTCAACCAACTGAGCACGGCGGAAGATCCTTTGCCGGCAGCAATCGCCGCAGCGTATGGAAATACGTACTGGTTGGCACAATTGCTTGCGTCCATCGGTCTTGTCGGGTTGATCGCCAGTTTCTCAGGGGTCATCCTCGCGTATTCCAGGCAAGTTTTCTCCTTATCACGCGCAGGGTATTTGCCAGCCGTCTTTTCGAAGCTTCACCCGACTCGGCGGACTCCGTATATGGCAATCATCATCCCAGGTTTCATCGGGTTAATCTTGGTGGCAACTTTCAATCCGGATGATTTGATTTTGATAGCGACATTTGGCGCGTTGATTTCCTATATTTCAATGAACCTTTCTCTGATCATCCTGCGGAAGAAAGAACCGAATCTGGCACGTCCTTATAGGGCGCCGTTGTTCCCGTTCATGCCGATTGTTTCCATGGTCTTGGCGTGCATTGCCTTGTTTGCGAGCTTTTTTGCAAATCTGCCATTCTTCTTCATCAGTATCACGGTGT
- a CDS encoding phosphotransferase enzyme family protein, which yields MSNAGVNTWERPVEFFDLVSQKAKGLYDGLDDFTVELLDYSENATYLVKHPETGEKRIMRVCRPNYHTKEEIESEVKWLQSIDEHTEVIVSKPIPGSDGEYLQSVTLDGNNREYHCVLFTFLEGETPDVDNEEKLIRIFREIGKTTAHFHKHSIENWEQFNQIKRPIWDYENLIGERPKWGRWQDGKGITPEREELLTRVSDVIKERLENFGKGQERFGLIHADLRHANLLIDNEKKLVQVIDFDDSGFGWYLYDLAASLTFIEHRSYVPKLVEAWLEGYQTVRKLSEEELNEIPTFIMMRRMQLIAWVGSRDNETAAELGAEYSEQTDQLAKDYLEKFK from the coding sequence TCGATCTGGTTTCACAAAAGGCGAAGGGATTATACGATGGGCTCGATGATTTCACTGTCGAGCTCCTCGATTACTCGGAGAACGCAACGTATCTCGTGAAACACCCGGAGACGGGAGAAAAACGGATTATGCGCGTATGCCGTCCGAATTATCATACGAAAGAAGAGATCGAAAGCGAAGTGAAATGGCTGCAATCGATCGATGAGCATACAGAGGTCATCGTGTCGAAACCCATTCCGGGGTCGGACGGGGAATATTTACAATCGGTAACATTGGATGGAAATAACCGGGAATACCATTGCGTCCTCTTCACTTTTTTGGAAGGGGAGACCCCTGATGTGGACAATGAAGAGAAGTTGATCAGGATTTTCAGGGAAATCGGAAAAACGACTGCCCATTTCCATAAACACTCCATTGAAAATTGGGAGCAGTTCAATCAAATCAAGCGGCCGATTTGGGATTATGAAAATCTGATCGGCGAGAGGCCCAAATGGGGCAGATGGCAAGATGGAAAAGGCATCACCCCGGAGCGGGAAGAGCTATTAACCCGTGTCTCTGATGTCATCAAGGAACGGCTGGAGAATTTCGGCAAGGGCCAAGAACGTTTCGGTTTGATCCACGCGGATTTACGTCATGCGAATCTCCTGATAGACAACGAGAAAAAGCTCGTCCAGGTCATCGATTTCGACGATAGCGGTTTCGGCTGGTATTTGTATGACCTCGCGGCGTCCCTGACGTTCATCGAACACCGTTCCTACGTGCCGAAGTTGGTCGAGGCATGGCTGGAAGGATATCAGACCGTCCGCAAGCTGTCCGAAGAAGAGTTGAATGAAATTCCGACATTCATCATGATGCGACGGATGCAACTCATCGCCTGGGTCGGCAGCCGCGACAACGAAACGGCAGCGGAACTCGGAGCTGAGTATTCGGAACAGACAGATCAATTGGCGAAGGACTACTTGGAGAAGTTCAAATAA